The genomic DNA CGACGATCTCGATCTCACGAAGCGTGAGATTGGTGCGGTCCGATTCGACTTTTGCGTCGGCGGCGAGACGCAGCAAGAGCGGCTTGGTCACTTCGGCCTGGAGAAACCCGCTGCCCTGGTGGACGGCGCGGATCGCGCGCACGAGCTCGTCCTTCGTCGCGCTTTTGAGGATGTAGCCGCTGGCTCCGGTGTTCATCGCCTCGTAGACGTACGCGGGATTCTTGTACATCGTGAACACGACAACGCCCGTGCGCGGTGCCTCTGCGCGGATACGCCGAATGGCCGAGAGCCCGCTGCCGCCGGGCATCTTGATGTCCACGAGCGCGACGTCCGGGTCCGTGCGGACGATTTCCGGCAGGCCGCCGGCGGCGTCGCCGGCTTCGCCTGCCACTTCGATGTCGTGTTCGGCTTCGAGCATCACGCGCACAGCCTGACGAAGCACCGTGTGGTCGTCGAGAAGGAAGACGCGAATCGCTGAGGCGGTCACGCAGATTCTTTAATCCATCGGAATGACGATTCGAAGCTCGGTACCGGCGCCGGGGCGGCTGCGCAGCGCAAGGCGTCCGCCGAGGGCTTCGGCCCGTTCGCGCATCGTCGCGAGACCGAAGTGCCCGCGCACCGGTATCGACGGATCGAATCCTTTTCCGTCGTCCCGGATCGTCAGCTCGACCATGGCATCGCCGGTGCGTGCGAGGTCGATCCACACATGATCCGCGCCGGCATGCTTGCGAACGTTCAGCATCGCTTCCTGCAGTATGCGAAACAGCGCCGCCCCGGCATTCGAGCCGATCGCGAGACCGTCGTCTGCGATGAAAAGAGTGATGCGCGTGCTGCCCTGCGCGGCCGCGACGTATTCCCTCAGCGCTTCCACGAATCCGAAATCGTCGAGAATCGACGGGCGAAGCTCGGTCATGACGGCCCGGACCTCGTCCGAGAGACCGCGGATGCCTTCTCCCAGCTCGTCGAGGGCGGCTCCTGCGAAAGGATCGCTTTTGCCAAGGCGCTCGCGCCATCGTTCGATCACGTACTGGAAATGGAAGAAGCGCTGGCCCATGCGGTCGTGGATTTCTCCGGCGATGCGCCGTCTCTCGTCTTCCTCGGCGCGCAGCAGTCGCCACACGAGCTGATGCCTCGCCGCACCCTCACGGACCGCACGCCGGTATTGGGTCTTCGCGTCGCGCGAGAGACGCCCGGCGATGGCCGCGATCACCGTCAGATAGAAGATGCCGAGCGCGAGCTCGCGCAACGACGACCCGGCAGAATCCGTTCTCGTCGACAGGGCGAACAGCCCGCACGAGAACGCGCTGTCGAGCAGCAGGGCGGCGAATGTTTCGCGGGCGTCGAACCGAATCGCTGTGGTCAGGACGTGCAGGTAAAAGTAGGGGTAGATGTCGCTCGCCAGTCCTCCCGTGACGGCGCACATCGCGAATACTCCCGTCGCGTCTCCGAGCATCGTCGCGAAGGCCACGCGGCGAATGGATTTCGACCGCACCACGAGCACGTGGGTAACCAGGGTGTAGAAAGCGACGGCGACGTGAACCGATCGCGCGAGGAAAGGGTCGGGGAGGGCCGCTCCCTGAAGGATCGGCAGCCACGCGAGCATGACCGCCCAGCGAATGTACAGCACCGCCCGCTCGGCGCGGCGCAGTTGTTCGGAGTCGCGCTCGATCACGCCCTGTGGTCCGACCGGCACGCCGCAGATGTCGGCAGCGGTGCAATCGGCCCCACGAGCTCGCAGAAGAAAACCCGCTCCCGCGACATTGACGGACCATATCGATCGGAATGGGGCCAGGCAATGAGCCGGAGTCGATCAGAGCGAAGAGTGCGAGCTCGGCTGCAGCGCTGTCTTCGACGGCCATCTCCAGGTCGAGAATGCAGTGACAACGATACGGCCGCAGCACGTTCAGGCCCGCGAACAGGTTGCCCGAGCGACATCTTTTCGTGGTATTTTCGGCAGACATCCGTGCATCGGTCGTGCTATGGGAGCCACGTGAAAAGGTTCATTCCGACGGCTACTTCATTGGTCCTCGCCTTCGCATCCCCGCCGATAGCCGCCGCCGCAACCGCCGCCCGACCGCGTCGTCCTGGTTTGGGCCGCTCCGTGATCGGCAATGCGCTGGATTCGGGAGCACTCGGCCTCTCGCTGAAGCGCGGCAGCTACGATATCGAAGAGGGGCGTCCCTTATGATTCGAGAGGGCTTCGGAATACTTGTTTTTTGCGGAAGCGCTCTCGGCTTTGTCCCATGGGCGGAGGCAGCCGGGAGAATTGTGCACTCTGCGGACGAGGTTTGTCCGGCCGCCTCCGATCCCTGTGTCGTCAGCTCTCTTATCGTCGTACCGGACGAGACCGTGCTCGACTTTGGAACGCGTACGCTGACCATCACGGGCAAGGGTCAGTTCCGCCTTGCCGGTTGGAACATCCAGGTTCTCTGCGGCTCGCTGGTGGCCAGTACAGGAGACGCCTTCGCCATCAGGCAACGGCGCGGTGAGAGCCCGCAGGGTTACGCCACACTCAAAGCACGCCGCCGTTGCTCTGGCGACGCATTCCCCTGCCTGCAGGACTCCGACTGCACCGCTGGCACCTGCTCGGTCGGCGACGGCAGTATCGATCTGGACGGAGCCGTGCAGTCGGGCGGCGCTTTGGGTGGCGAGATATCTCTCCACGCGGCCGGAGATGTGGTCCTGAGTCGCGACGTCACGTCCCGCCGTCAGCAGTACTTCTACCTTGGAGTTCACTCCTACGGCGGGGCAATGGATGTGACCGGCGACGTTCGGCTTACGTCGCTGGACGACGGCGTTTTGTACGAAGCGAGTGGAGACATTCGGATCGACGGGAAGACCGCGCTTCTGGGAAATGGGTACAGCTCGAACGACGTTGACGTTTTCTCGTCCAGCGGCAACGTCGACGTACGGAACGATATCGACGTCTCGGCGCACGGACTCAATGGTGAAGGTGGGACGGTCTATCTCACGGCTCACGGTGACATTTCCATCGAAGGCGGAACGGCGGAAGATCCGCTCACCATAGCCGCGAACGGCGCCAGGCGTGCATATCCGGCTTACGGAGACGGCGGGCGACTTCACGTGCAATCGGACGATGGCGACATTGTCATCGGACCGCATGCGGAATTTCTGGCACGTGCAGCTACGCCGGACGCATATGCCGGGTATATCCAGGCAACCGCTTCGCTTGGTGATATCTCGTTCGCGGGCACAGTACGGGTCGAGGGCGGGAAGTCCTCTTCGTCAGCGTTCGAGGGCTGTCATGTCACGCTCGCTTCGGGCTCGAGCATCTCGTTGACCCACGAGCTCGGACGCTTTGTGGGAAAAGCACACGAAAGTCTGCTGGTGGAGACGGGCGCCGCGCTCGTCAACTCCGCGGGTACCAACGAATTTAAATACCGTGCCGGAACGCCGGCACCGGTGGTGAACGGTACGGTCACACCCACGGCAACGCTCACGGAAGACGGGACGCTCTCCAGCTGCGGGCCGTGAGCGCCAGCGTATTTCCGCTTCCCTTCACGGCGTTTTCTAGAGACTTCCATGACTCGAAATGGTAGAGGGGCGCCGTGAGCACGGTTATTCGAGCGATGGCCCGCGTGACCCTGGTGTTCTGCCTGATGGCAAACTCGGCAGACGCGGCCGACCGCGTCGTCCTGGTTTCCTGGGACGGCGTGCGCCGGGACGTCCTCCATGAACTGATCGAATGGCAGCCGTTCGATGCGGCGGTGCCCGAGCCGTGCCCGAGCGCCAATCGTCAGCCCGAGCGGCCGGTGCGATGCGGACAGTGGCTCACGTGCATGCCGAACCTCTGCCGGTTCCAGATCGTCGACAGCAGCGACGTCGAAGGAAAGCCGCTGACCAAGCCGCAGCACGCGCAGATGCTGACCGGTTACGGGCCCCGGGAAACCGGAGACATCACGAACGCCGGAACGGTCGCGGTTCCTGCCGGGATGACGATCTACGAACGGCTGGCGGAGGCGCGTCCCGAGGTCGTGACGGTCCATCTCGGCGGCCTCAAGTACATCGGCCGCTCGGTGATCGGCAATGCGCTCGATTCGGGTGCGCTCGGCCTGTCGCTGAAGCGCGGCAGCTACGATCACCCGCGCTTCACCGGCGCCAATACGACAGAACGCGTTCCGCAAGGGCTCGAGTTCATCAACAACTCGACGTCATTCTTCTATTTCATCCACTACAAGACCGCCGATGTCGTCGCACATAATGCGAGTGATCGATCGGACTCCTACCGGGAAGCAATCATCGCGAACGATACGCAGCTCGGACGACTGCTGGATCTCTTCGACGATTTTGGAGTGCTCGACGGCACCAAGGTCTTCGTGACGACGGACCACGGATTC from Candidatus Limnocylindrales bacterium includes the following:
- a CDS encoding response regulator transcription factor codes for the protein MTASAIRVFLLDDHTVLRQAVRVMLEAEHDIEVAGEAGDAAGGLPEIVRTDPDVALVDIKMPGGSGLSAIRRIRAEAPRTGVVVFTMYKNPAYVYEAMNTGASGYILKSATKDELVRAIRAVHQGSGFLQAEVTKPLLLRLAADAKVESDRTNLTLREIEIVELLAEGHGNRDIARLLSISEETIKTHLRRIYEKLGASDRAQAVAIALRQNLIE
- a CDS encoding sensor histidine kinase — translated: MPVGPQGVIERDSEQLRRAERAVLYIRWAVMLAWLPILQGAALPDPFLARSVHVAVAFYTLVTHVLVVRSKSIRRVAFATMLGDATGVFAMCAVTGGLASDIYPYFYLHVLTTAIRFDARETFAALLLDSAFSCGLFALSTRTDSAGSSLRELALGIFYLTVIAAIAGRLSRDAKTQYRRAVREGAARHQLVWRLLRAEEDERRRIAGEIHDRMGQRFFHFQYVIERWRERLGKSDPFAGAALDELGEGIRGLSDEVRAVMTELRPSILDDFGFVEALREYVAAAQGSTRITLFIADDGLAIGSNAGAALFRILQEAMLNVRKHAGADHVWIDLARTGDAMVELTIRDDGKGFDPSIPVRGHFGLATMRERAEALGGRLALRSRPGAGTELRIVIPMD
- a CDS encoding alkaline phosphatase family protein, coding for MSTVIRAMARVTLVFCLMANSADAADRVVLVSWDGVRRDVLHELIEWQPFDAAVPEPCPSANRQPERPVRCGQWLTCMPNLCRFQIVDSSDVEGKPLTKPQHAQMLTGYGPRETGDITNAGTVAVPAGMTIYERLAEARPEVVTVHLGGLKYIGRSVIGNALDSGALGLSLKRGSYDHPRFTGANTTERVPQGLEFINNSTSFFYFIHYKTADVVAHNASDRSDSYREAIIANDTQLGRLLDLFDDFGVLDGTKVFVTTDHGFDGNSHVNLQNITVAQTWLASRDFDLMDGPATLLDVTPTVLDAFGIDAAQFTPAYRGHSRLRH